Proteins co-encoded in one Arachis hypogaea cultivar Tifrunner chromosome 13, arahy.Tifrunner.gnm2.J5K5, whole genome shotgun sequence genomic window:
- the LOC112732915 gene encoding uncharacterized protein, with translation MAELTSTPSNSKNANLSCFQPTVCLYEWWLVKAKHGFEGKQLAIGGIASKREEVVRVFTSAPIAKRHDLFSLETTDGVYIIIRGFIDEQRTIDNGFPPEVFSHFLFGFPQNWESYAADLIRDESTIGTDLGSAVPKNVSSIDPEIFSAAQEKSILSSSKPLKEAFGAHGKPHAEGEWYDSNATCGVNAAQGSGSIRRVTRYYNRKVCQQKQAASGITLKHPEELNSPVTPAQLQSLEKVTTEKVNTPSEHLDESSTSRVSRTLFENEEGCSRRKKATSEKGQITCERKMARSATATKYPRKRGLSPSIIGEKEKISSVSALSSFKKSRSGRLLLPPLEFWRNQIPIYNADHEVTEIQGGASVVQ, from the exons ATGGCTGAGCTTACTTCAACTCCATCCAATTCTAAAAACGCCAATTTATCTTGTTTCCAACCAACG GTTTGCTTGTATGAATGGTGGCTGGTTAAAGCTAAACATGGATTCGAAGGAAAGCAGTTAGCCATTGGAGGCATTGCATCAAAAAG GGAAGAAGTAGTGCGTGTCTTCACCAGTGCTCCCATTGCGAAACGGCATGATCTGTTCTCTCTTGAGACCACAGATGGGGTTTATATTATCATAAGGGGTTTCATTGACGAGCAGCGCACCATTGATAATGGTTTCCCTCCTGAG GTTTTCAGTCATTTCTTATTTGGTTTTCCTCAAAACTGGGAAAGCTATGCAGCAGATTTGATTAGGGATGAATCAACTATTGGCACTGATTTGGGTAGTGCTGTTCCTAAAAATGTATCATCAATTGATCCTGAGATCTTCTCTGCTG CTCAAGAAAAATCTATCCTGTCTTCTTCGAAACCTTTAAAGGAAGCATTTGGAGCTCATGGGAAGCCACATGCTGAAGGTGAATGGTATGATTCTAACGCTACATGTGGGGTTAATGCTGCTCAAGGTAGTGGCAGCATTAGACGTGTTACCAGGTATTATAACAGGAAAGTCTGTCAGCAGAAGCAGGCTGCTTCTGGAATTACTCTGAAACATCCCGAGGAACTGAACAGTCCAGTGACACCAGCTCAGTTGCAATCTCTGGAAAAAGTAACTACAGAAAAAGTAAATACACCATCTGAGCATCTCGATGAAAGCTCTACATCTAGAGTTTCTAGAACTTTATTTGAAAATGAAGAAGGCTGTTCTAGGAGAAAGAAAGCTACAAGTGAAAAAGGTCAGATCACGTGTGAAAGAAAAATGGCTAGATCTGCCACTGCAACCAAATATCCACGAAAAAGGGGTTTAAGCCCCTCGATCATTGGTGAGAAAGAGAAGATATCCTCAGTGTCTGCTCTATCAAGTTTCAAAAAGTCCAGATCAG GAAGGTTGCTTCTACCACCATTAGAGTTTTGGCGTAACCAGATACCGATTTACAATGCG GACCATGAGGTTACAGAAATTCAGGGAGGTGCATCTGTGGTTCAATAG